The Nodosilinea sp. FACHB-141 genome has a segment encoding these proteins:
- a CDS encoding zinc-binding alcohol dehydrogenase family protein, giving the protein MKAVALTHYLPIGDPESLFDARLPKPSPTGHDLLVRVEAVSVNPVDAKVRAPKDKVEDNPKVLGYDAAGVVESVGDAVTRFKPGDAVYYAGDITRPGSNAEFQLVDERIVGAMPQTLSFAEAAALPLTTITAWEALFTRLGIDRDGGNQGQSILIIGGAGGVGSIAIQLAKLAGLVVIATASRPQSQAWVRGLGADHSVDYSDALIEEMAQLGHREVDFIANFSNTDAYWGVMAELIRPQGKIVGIVENTDPLDLNLLKSKSVTFAWEFMFTRSMYQTADMADQGHLLDEVAALIDAKTIRTSLGQTLSPINAANLRQAHAQIESGRTIGKLVLTGWG; this is encoded by the coding sequence ATGAAAGCTGTTGCCCTCACCCACTATTTGCCCATTGGCGACCCAGAATCGCTCTTCGACGCCAGACTGCCTAAGCCCAGCCCCACCGGCCATGATCTGCTGGTTCGCGTAGAGGCCGTCTCTGTCAACCCAGTAGACGCCAAGGTGCGCGCTCCCAAAGACAAAGTCGAAGATAATCCTAAGGTGCTGGGCTACGATGCTGCCGGGGTGGTGGAAAGCGTCGGCGATGCGGTGACGCGCTTCAAGCCCGGCGATGCGGTCTACTATGCCGGAGATATCACCCGCCCCGGCTCCAATGCCGAGTTTCAGCTGGTGGATGAGCGCATTGTCGGGGCTATGCCCCAGACCCTCTCCTTCGCTGAGGCCGCCGCTCTGCCCCTGACCACTATCACCGCCTGGGAAGCCCTGTTTACCCGCCTGGGCATTGATCGCGATGGGGGAAACCAGGGCCAGTCGATTTTGATCATTGGCGGGGCCGGGGGGGTGGGGTCGATCGCCATTCAGCTAGCTAAACTGGCCGGGTTGGTGGTGATTGCTACCGCGTCGCGACCCCAGTCGCAGGCCTGGGTGAGAGGGCTAGGGGCTGACCACAGCGTCGACTACAGCGATGCGCTGATCGAAGAAATGGCCCAGCTCGGTCACCGTGAGGTCGATTTCATTGCCAACTTCAGCAATACCGACGCCTACTGGGGCGTGATGGCCGAGTTGATTCGCCCCCAGGGCAAAATCGTTGGCATTGTCGAAAACACCGACCCGCTAGACCTCAACCTGCTGAAGAGCAAAAGCGTCACCTTCGCCTGGGAGTTTATGTTTACCCGCTCGATGTACCAAACCGCCGACATGGCCGACCAGGGCCACCTGCTCGACGAGGTTGCAGCGCTGATCGATGCCAAGACAATTCGCACCTCCTTGGGGCAAACGCTCTCGCCGATCAATGCCGCCAACCTGCGCCAGGCCCACGCCCAAATCGAGTCGGGGCGGACGATTGGCAAGCTGGTGTTGACGGGCTGGGGATAG
- a CDS encoding S-layer homology domain-containing protein, which translates to MSTVLNLSAKTTAFVALGSVAFMGLALPATAQTAEFTDVGSGYWARPFIETLAAEQIIAGFPDGTFRPDQPVTRAQFAAIVRNAFDQPLDRTAPRFSDVSSNYWASAAIADAYGQGFLSGYPNGAFQPEQQIPRVQALVALANGLDYSPRGSVNEVLGVYRDRGQIPSYGEGPVAAATENRLVVNYPNVDTLQPQRTATRADVAAFIYQALVAQGRVPALQAGQNANSYIVGVGTGTGTGTGTGTGTGTGTSTSSPRLVPSGTELAVRYPNSSADVDIVVAPGQTVATSLQTTEPIRNSQGQVLVPAGSTIVGRIVPVEIRGSSITAAKFVADNLTINGRTYSLNAESSAIAATNSVSGGTLQGALITGAAESILGRITGNSGLGSVVGAVINGDNQVTSNSAVVVISPSDLDLTLRSDLTVDAIAN; encoded by the coding sequence ATGAGCACCGTACTGAATCTATCTGCCAAGACCACTGCCTTCGTGGCCCTGGGTTCTGTAGCGTTTATGGGGTTGGCGCTGCCTGCCACCGCCCAAACCGCCGAGTTTACTGATGTTGGTTCGGGCTACTGGGCGCGGCCCTTTATTGAGACCCTTGCCGCTGAGCAAATCATCGCCGGGTTCCCCGACGGCACCTTTCGCCCCGACCAGCCGGTGACCCGCGCCCAGTTTGCCGCCATTGTGCGCAATGCCTTCGACCAGCCCCTCGATCGCACCGCGCCTCGCTTCAGCGATGTCTCTAGCAACTACTGGGCTAGCGCTGCGATCGCAGACGCCTACGGTCAGGGCTTTCTCTCGGGCTATCCCAACGGCGCTTTCCAGCCTGAGCAGCAAATTCCTCGGGTGCAGGCCCTAGTTGCTCTGGCCAACGGCCTCGACTACAGCCCTCGGGGCTCTGTCAACGAAGTGTTGGGTGTCTACCGCGATCGCGGTCAAATTCCTAGCTATGGCGAAGGGCCAGTGGCGGCTGCCACCGAAAACCGACTGGTGGTCAACTACCCCAACGTAGACACCCTGCAGCCCCAGCGCACCGCTACCCGAGCTGATGTGGCGGCCTTTATCTACCAGGCACTAGTAGCCCAGGGCCGCGTGCCCGCGCTGCAAGCTGGGCAAAACGCCAACAGCTATATCGTGGGAGTCGGCACCGGCACTGGCACTGGCACCGGCACCGGTACTGGTACCGGCACTGGAACTTCCACCAGCTCGCCCCGCCTAGTACCCAGCGGCACTGAGCTAGCAGTGCGCTACCCCAACAGCAGCGCCGATGTGGATATTGTGGTAGCCCCTGGCCAAACCGTTGCCACTAGCCTGCAAACTACCGAGCCGATTCGCAATAGCCAGGGTCAGGTGCTGGTTCCTGCGGGCAGCACCATTGTGGGCCGCATCGTGCCGGTAGAAATTCGTGGTTCCTCAATCACAGCGGCTAAGTTTGTCGCCGACAACCTCACGATCAACGGCCGCACCTACAGCCTCAACGCCGAGTCCAGCGCGATCGCTGCCACCAACAGCGTCAGCGGCGGCACCCTGCAAGGGGCGCTAATTACCGGTGCAGCCGAGTCGATTTTGGGTAGGATTACTGGCAATAGCGGCCTGGGCAGCGTGGTTGGGGCCGTCATCAACGGCGACAACCAGGTCACCTCTAACAGCGCAGTAGTGGTCATTAGCCCCAGCGATCTCGACCTCACCCTGCGCTCTGACCTGACGGTAGACGCGATCGCCAACTAA
- a CDS encoding cupin domain-containing protein — MPPVPESGNLFQLPDPLPAAELFTVLFETPRLRIERILSTGQTTPPDEWYDQSQDEWVVLLQGSATLTYEDGASLALGPGDYVLIPAHRRHRVDFTSSEPPCVWLAIHSFG; from the coding sequence ATGCCCCCCGTGCCAGAATCCGGCAATCTGTTTCAGCTGCCCGATCCGCTACCAGCGGCGGAATTGTTTACCGTCCTGTTCGAAACACCTCGTCTACGGATTGAGCGCATTCTCTCGACCGGGCAAACCACGCCCCCCGACGAGTGGTATGACCAAAGCCAAGATGAGTGGGTTGTCCTGCTACAGGGAAGCGCCACCCTCACTTACGAGGATGGCGCTTCTTTAGCGCTGGGGCCAGGAGATTATGTGCTGATACCGGCACACAGGCGTCACCGGGTCGATTTCACTAGCAGCGAGCCGCCCTGCGTTTGGCTGGCAATTCACAGTTTTGGGTAA